The following proteins are encoded in a genomic region of Sparus aurata chromosome 23, fSpaAur1.1, whole genome shotgun sequence:
- the foxk2b gene encoding forkhead box protein K2, with product MAVVSGSSGPVARLEGREFEYMMKKRSVTVGRNSSQGSVDVSMGHSSFISRRHLEIFTASDDGTGSGDFYLRCLGKNGVFVDGVFLRRGAPPLQLPRMCTFRFPSTNIKITFTALSTGKKVKREAPESPVKPVQPQISPLTINIPDNIAHLMSPLPSPTGTISAANSCPSSPRGAGSSGYRMGGRMVSSAELQLLNDNSQPENDKDASGGDSPKDDSKPPYSYAQLIVQAITLATDKQLTLNGIYNHITKNYPYYRTADKGWQNSIRHNLSLNRYFIKVARSQEEPGKGSFWRIDPSSEGKLIEQAFRKRRPRGVPCFRTPHGPLSSRSAPASPNHSGVLSAHSSGVQTPDSLSREGSPVPLELDTSSAPAPTSTTVTQPKLAVIQEARFAQNTPGSPVNNQPVLIAVPRQLPQTIKPVTYTMASPVSTSTSQPAVQTVHVLQQIPAGSLSSAVIAQPATIINKSELQENGEHTEVKVKVETVPTITSIGGSSRIIQSTQSATPLQTVTIVQSAPMGQHQLPIKAITQNGTHSITTAIQGPVSSATVVASPLHLLATHASASALLPTKRQNGDQLGAEQPDAKRIKSEDEAAPTSSTPADSSAANNSGAHN from the exons ATGGCCGTGGTGAGCGGATCGTCTGGGCCGGTTGCCCGGCTCGAGGGCCGTGAATTCGAATACATGATGAAAAAGCGCTCGGTGACCGTCGGCCGGAACTCGTCTCAGGGCTCCGTGGACGTGAGCATGGGCCACTCCAGCTTCATATCACGGAGGCATCTGGAGATATTCACCGCCAGCGACGACGGCACCGGCAGCGGAGATTTTTACCTGAGGTGTCTCGGTAAAAACGGGGTGTTTGTAGACGGAGTGTTCCTCCGACGGGGCGCCCCTCCTCTGCAGCTACCGCGAAT GTGCACGTTCAGGTTCCCCAGCACAAACATCAAGATCACATTCACGGCCCTGTCCACCGGGAAGAAGGTGAAGCGTGAAGCTCCAGAGTCCCCGGTGAAGCCGGTGCAGCCCCAGATCTCCCCGCTGACCATCAACATTCCAGACAACATCGCTCACCTCATGAGCCCCCTGCCATCGCCCACCGGCACCATCAG tGCTGCTAACTCGTGCCCCTCCAGCCCGCGAGGCGCAGGCTCGTCAGGCTACAGGATGGGCGGCCGCATGGTCAgctctgcagagctgcagcttcttAATGACAACTCGCAGCCTGAGAACGACAAAGACGCCTCCGGAGGGGACAGTCCCAAG GACGACTCCAAACCTCCGTACTCCTATGCACAGCTGATCGTCCAGGCCATCACACTGGCTACGGACAAGCAGCTCACACTAAACGGAATCTACAATCACATCACAAAGAATTACCCTTATTACAGGACTGCAGACAAGGGCTGGCAG AACTCGATCCGTCACAACCTGTCGTTGAACCGCTACTTCATCAAAGTGGCGCGGTCGCAGGAGGAGCCGGGCAAAGGTTCGTTCTGGAGGATAGACCCGTCCTCGGAGGGCAAGCTCATCGAGCAGGCCTTCAGGAAACGAAGGCCCCGGGGAGTCCCCTGCTTCAGGACCCCACACGGACCCCTCTCCTCCAG GAGTGCCCCAGCGTCTCCCAATCACTCGGGGGTTCTCTCCGCTCACTCGAGCGGCGTCCAGACCCCCGACAGCCTATCACGAGAGGGCTCCCCGGTCCCCCTGGAGCTGGACACCTCCTCGGCTCCTGCCCCGACCTCCACCACAGTGACCCAGCCCAAACTGGCAGTCATCCAGGAAGCACGCTTTGCACAAAACACACCAG GCTCGCCTGTTAACAACCAGCCGGTACTCATAGCAGTCCCGCGTCAGTTACCTCAAACCATTAAGCCAGTGACCTACACCATGGCCTCCCCCGTGAGCACCAGCACCTCCCAGCCTGCTGTCCAGACGGTCCACGTCCTGCAGCAGATCCCAGCAGGGTCCCTCAGCTCCGCCGTCATCGCCCAGCCGGCCACCATCATCAACAAGAGCGAACTGCAGGAGAACGGAGAGCACACGGAGGTCAAAG TCAAAGTGGAGACGGTCCCCACCATCACCTCTATAGGCGGCTCCAGTCGCATCATCCAGAGCACCCAGTCGGCCACGCCCCTGCAGACTGTCACCATAGTGCAGTCGGCCCCCATGGGTCAGCACCAGCTGCCCATTAAGGCCATCACACAGAACGGCACCCACAGCATCACCACTGCCATCCAGGGACCCGTCAGCTCAG CTACAGTGGTGGCGAGCCCCCTCCACCTGCTGGCGACCCACGCCTCCGCCTCAGCCCTCCTCCCCACCAAACGACAGAACGGGGACCAGCTGGGCGCCGAACAGCCCGACGCCAAGCGCATCAAATCAGAAGACGAGGCGGCCCCGACCTCCTCGACCCCGGCGGACTCGTCAGCAGCTAACAACTCGGGAGCCCACAACTAG